Sequence from the Thermocoleostomius sinensis A174 genome:
GCTACAACAACAGGGTGGGCAACAACCAGCCCCACAGCAAGCCCCGGAACCAGCCCCACAGCAGTAGGGAGGCTGTCAGCGAATAGATCCAAGCGTTGAGTTGAGGGGCATGGTCGATCGTGCCCCTTATTGCTATGGTTTTGTGAGAATGGTTTGTAATTTCGGCTGTGTCCGGCTCACGGAACTCTATGCACCGCACTTCTCAAGGAGATCTTTGGCACTGGCGACAAACTGCACACCAGCAGGCGATCGCAGCAAACATACCACCCGTGGAAGTTGATTGGCTCTTGCAACACCTAACTGGTCTAGATCGGCTGAGGTTGCGCTTACTGTCTCCAGGTGATCCAACGGTGATTGACTTAAAGTACTCTCTCTACGAGCTAGATCAGCGTTGGCATCAGCGATTAAACGCTCGGACCCCTGTGCAATATTTAGTGGGTGCAACACCGTGGCGACGGTTTATGTTAAAGGTTTCGCCCGCGGTTTTAATTCCTCGACCGGAAACAGAATCGATCATTGATTTGGCGATCGACGCGGTGCAAACCCACTCAGAACTGGGGTACGGACACTGGGCGGATTTGGGAACAGGCAGTGGAGCGATTGCCTTGGGGTTGGCGGATGCATTTGCTGAAGCCATGATTCATGCTGTGGATTACAGCCCAGACGCCCTCGCGATTGCCAGGTTTAATGCTCAGCAGTCAGGATTCAGCGATCGCATTCGGTTCTATCAGGGCCATTGGTTTGAACCGTTGACCCAACTTCAGGGTCACTTGCGCGGGATGGTATCCAATCCGCCTTATATTCCCAGTGATATGGTGGCCAAGCTTCAGCCCGAAGTTGCAGATCATGAGCCTGCCTTAGCCCTAGACGGTGGAGCCGATGGATTAGATTGTATCCGTTACCTTGTTGCTGAAGCCCCAAATTATTTAGTGTCTGGGGGGGTATGGCTCATTGAGATGATGGTGGGGCAGGCAGAGAATGTGGTCAATCTGTTGCAGTCCCAAGGGTGTTATCGCGATGTGCACATCTATCCCGATCTGGCAGGGGTCGATCGATTTGCGTTGGCTTATCGGGTTTAAATGGCAAATGGCTATTTGAGACGGTTTCAAGCGGTGCGTTACTCTGTCATGGTAATAGGTAATGGGTAATGGGTAATGGGTAATGGGTAATTAAGTATGCCGGGGGTTTCCTTTTCTGAACTGGTTTCGGCGGCTCGATCGGGTGATCGGCTTGTTAGCTTTCCTACAGATACAGTTCCCGCTTTGGCAGTGCGGCCCGATCGATCGGCGTTGATTTTTGAGGCTAAGCAGCGGAGCCACACTAAGCCGTTGATTCTCATGGCGGCGACGGCGGATGATTTATGGCCCTACGTGCAAGGCAGTGATGCAGAGTTCAATCTTTGGCAACAGGTGGCGGCTACTTATTGGCCGGGAGCACTCACCTTGGTATTGCCCGCTAGCGATCGACTGCCGCCTGAGATGAATCCTACTGATCCGACGACTATCGGCATCCGAGTTCCCAACCATGCGATCGCTCGACATATCTTGGCTCAAACTCGACCGTTGGCAACGACAAGCGTGAATCGATCGGGTCAGCCACCCCTAGAAACCCTAACGGATATCAACGCTGAATTTCCAGAGGTACTGACTCTACGATCTGACGAGTTAGCAGAATTGGAGCGCACCCTGATGTTGGAAACCCAGCCAAGTTCTCGCCTACCTTCTACCGTTGCTAAATGGACATCGACAGGATGGGAAATTCTACGACAGGGAACGGTCAGGTTAGAAGGATGAGCTTGAGCCACGTAGGACGGCACTGCTTACCGGATTCAACAGGATTTTCGCTAGAACGTTGGACAATGGGTATTAGCGCATCACCAGTGGTGAATCGAGCGTCAAATCTAGATCCACCGCCGGATTAATCGAAATTAGGGTGATTCGATCGCGTCCCAGAAATAGTCCTGCCAACCCTCCAAGGGCTGCTCCCCCTAGCACTTCTTCGGTGGCAATGGCGCGATCGCCTGTTACTGCGGCTACGCCAGCGGCCGCCCCTGCTCCAAGAGCCGCCCCTGCCAAAATTTCACCGACGTTAGCGCCTCGAGTAATTCTGCGAGTGGTGGTGACAGTTCCCGATGTCGCGCTCATCGGCATTCGAGTTCTGTCGGTGAGCACCAACTCTTTGGCATAGAAGCGAGCACCCGTCCCACCATCTACGGTGCGTAACTCGCCTACAATTTGGCTACCAGCAGGAATTAGCAAGCGATCGCCTTGACCCCGGATGTTACGTGCCACCGTTAGTGTCACTGGTACAGGTTCTGGTTCTTCTGTTGAAATAAAGATTCTCTCTGCCTCATCATAGCGAACCGTAATTACAGTTCCTGCGGGAAGCTCCGCCATGTTGGTTGGCGGTGTCGGTGTAGAGGCTTGATTGCCAACAATATAAGGCGAATTAATGGCCGCCACATTGCCAGAACTAACCAAGGCTTGATAGATAAAGGCTGCAACTTCAGCACGGGTGGCCGATCGATTGGGGTTCAAAAAGCGAACATCTGGATAGTTCACGACAATTTGGCGATCGGTAGCCGCCGCGACGCTGGGGCGGGCCCAGTCGGGAATTGCGCTAGCATCGGCATAGGCTTGCAAAGTACCATTCACGGAACCAGCCGTCGAATACCCCAATCCGTTGGCTAGCGATACTAATACCTGTGCCCGAGGGATGTTCTCATCGGGACGGAATACATTATTAGGATATCCTGATAAAAAGCCCATTGTGTAAGCTTCTCGAATGGCATCAGCCGCCCAATAATTAGCCGGAACATCGACAAACCGTGTCGAGCCTCGAACGGCAGACCGGCGAAAGGCTTGGCGTACCATGGCTGCAAACTGGGCCCGCGTCACTGAATCATTAGGACGAAACGATCCATCGGGAAATCCGCTAATGACACCGCGATTGGCTAACTCTTGAATGAATTCTCTTGCCCAATAATCTGAAGAGATATCTGAAAAGGTGCTTTGTGCCTGCGCTGGAGCCTGAACTACTATCAAGGGAGCCGCTGCCCCTGCCATTAACGTCAGCGCAGTAAACAAGGCAGTGCCAGACTGCCAGGAACGGAAACTAGACATAATCGTCCTCTTTAGATGCTATGAAATGGCTTGCTGTGGAACTTAATATTCCCTATATCGCTCAGGATGGAAACGTCCTGTAGACGACTGAGTTTCATCCAAGGGTTAATCTATGCACCGCAATTAGAGGGAATATTGCAAAGTTCTAACGCGCTAGCTTACTTGACTATTGAGTCATTCTCTGAGTTCCCGATTCATGCCCCGCAATTCTCATCTTTCCTCATCGTCGTATCAAAATCTGTAACCCTGTCAGTGCCAGGAGACGTTTCATCCTACTCTAAGGTAGACAGCTCCTCATGCACCTCATGTATGGGAAGAAGCAGCCGCCCCGATTGGCTGCTTTTTTATTGGAATTGCTCCTTAGCAAGTGGCTGACGTTGGGTCGATCGCCTTTCACTGATTGGGTTTCGAGAACAAGTTTCGAGAACAAAATTAAGTTATAGATTTAGGTTCGGGTGGATGGTGGCTGCCCAGCCCGTTGCCAACCCCAGTAACGAAAATGTGCTCAAAATTAGCAACGCCTGCACTCGAGTAAATCCAGCATTTTGTAGATCAAGGCGCGCCAGAATTTCAGCGGCAATCAGGACAAAAAAGTAACCAAAGATCCGGAACCATACCAACACGATCGTCACGCCCAAGGACGCCACAATAATCAGCGTGAAGTAGCCAATATCGGACTTCAACCAAGCTTTGATCAAGGCTTTCAGTCCATCAAACAGGGTGGTGAGCAGTAAGGCTTGCAACAACGTGAAGGCTAAGACCAACGACCAAGCCAGCCAAGTGGCAGTTGATTGAATCAAAAACCAACTGAAGCTGGTATAGGCTGCAAACAGAATTGCCAGAGAAAGCCAGGGTAACCGTTTCACAGAAGAGAGTGATAGAACTGAAAGCGAAAGGGAATACCCTAGAGTTTACCGGTAAGCCTGGCTTTGTACCAATTGAGCCAACCGTTGAGCGGCTCCTGCTTGCCCTCGGGTTTGCCGCAGCCGTTTCCGTATTTCTGCAAGTTCGTCTGGATGAGACAACCACTCTAGCGCTAGCGCTGCCACTAGTTGTGGCTGAAGTTCTCCAATCAGTTCTGGAACGATCGCCTCTCCTGCCCAAATGTTTGGCCAAGCCAACAAGCGAGGTTTCCGCAAAAACCACCAATTAATCAATTTGGCGAACCCACTCCCCACTCCTGGCAAGTTAGCCAACAATCCTGGAATACCGTCCCAAGCCCGCATCGCGTCTAGTTGTTGAGTCGGAATCAGGACAATCATCGGCACAGCCAAGGCTCCTAACTCTGCTGTGTTTGCACCTACCGTAGTCAGGCACAGAGCACAACGGGACAATAGATCATACGCAGGAAACTTTAACCATAAATCAACCCGCAATCCGTCTGTGGTTTTTAGATAAACGCGATCTCCTTCCCGATCGATCGTAGCTGTGACATTGCCAAATTTTGAGGCGATCGGATTTTGGGTAGCGTCGGCAAATTTGGCCAGGGTAGCTAAATCCAGGGTAGGAGCTACGGGAATCACAAAGCGCGTATTGGGGCGCCTGTGATAAATCTGTTGCAGAATCGCCAGCCCAAATGGAACACCTTGAGCTAGTTTGGCTGGTTTGGAACCAGGGAGGAGAGCGATGAGGGAGTCGGAAGGATGAGGGATGAGGGATAAGGGATGAAGGGGTACCGGGGTGTTTTCTTCCCCATCTCCTCTATCTTCCTTAGCTCCCCAACCCCCATCTTCCCAACCCCCAATCTCCACATCTGCCATCAAATCGCCCACCACGCTTAGCTTATGGGCGTACTGCTGGGGAACGCGATCGATTAACTCTGGTTTCATGACGCCAAACCGATCGACCCAACGATGCCAACGGGTCTCCCATTCGCCATAAACCACAATGCGATAGCCGAGCCGCTTGCCGATGATCACTGGATAAATTTGATCGCCGCCCAGAAACACCACTACCCCTCGATCGCGCCAGTCCCAGCTATCTGCCGTTTTGCCCCACAACAGAAATGGGAAAAAATGCCGAGCCGCTTGAATGCGATCGATCTCTGGATAGGATTGGGCAATTTCCACCTCGCGCCCGCTAGCATTGGGACAGGGAGACAGGATGAGGGAGATGCGGACACAACGGCGATCGTTTCCCATTTGCTGACGGATGGCTCTCACGACGGGGCGCACCCAAGTGGTAATTTCACCCGGACCGTTGGAAAGCAGGAGAATATCAATGGGATTCATAGTCAGAAGCCGCGATAGATAGAAAAGCTGAACGATGAAGGGGCCGGAATGGAACCAAATTCCACTGAAGGACCTCACCAAGGCTAGAGACACTGAAGGCAAACGTTGGGAGCAGCGAACATGCTAGGGTTACTCGTGATGGCAGTTCTTGCGGGGGTTGGGGCGATGTGGTGGTTTCTGCGTCGCCAAAAGCGAGAGTGGATCAGCAACCACGCTTTAGTCTATGTGAAAGGGGCCGAGTACCGCTACCCAGACCTACCTTTGGGGGGCTATGGTATCCCGATGCGGGTGAAAGATTCTGGCTACCAACGAGTTGAGGTGGTGTTTCCTCGTCTTACCGAAAGCGGAGAGGTTGAATATATCTACTCCTGGCATTATTGGCGAGATGTGGAAATGGCGACTCCCGCAGCGGCTCAACAGCTAGACAAACCGATGGAACTTGCAGACGGAATTGCACCAGTGATTCGGGAACATCTGCAAATTGATGCAGAAATCTCGCGGTTAAATCGAGAGTATAAAAAAGTCAATGAATTAGCCGATCTAGTCTCAACATCAGATCTTTACTCTAATCAAGTGAGTCTCTATGAACGTGCGCTAGATCAGATCGAAAACTTATTGAGAAAAGCAGAAGAATTGGAAAATATCTATATTTGCTTCATTCGAGAAACATTAATCGGTCTACAAATAGCGTCATACGATGCCGATCGCATCACTAGTGATGTATTGCAGTTTGATGAGCAATATCGGCAATTAAGAGAAGAATATTTGCGCCTGAAAGAGACGGCGATCGCCCATACAGAACTCATGCGCTAGCAAATAAGTAGCAAATAACAATTCGATTGCTTTTTTAGAAAAAGCTGTGAAACCTAGGTGCAATTCATAGATTTTTCCAATCAAATTGATTAGATTTTTTTAGAAAAACTGAGCATACACTTTTATGTTCGTCAA
This genomic interval carries:
- a CDS encoding S-layer homology domain-containing protein, with product MSSFRSWQSGTALFTALTLMAGAAAPLIVVQAPAQAQSTFSDISSDYWAREFIQELANRGVISGFPDGSFRPNDSVTRAQFAAMVRQAFRRSAVRGSTRFVDVPANYWAADAIREAYTMGFLSGYPNNVFRPDENIPRAQVLVSLANGLGYSTAGSVNGTLQAYADASAIPDWARPSVAAATDRQIVVNYPDVRFLNPNRSATRAEVAAFIYQALVSSGNVAAINSPYIVGNQASTPTPPTNMAELPAGTVITVRYDEAERIFISTEEPEPVPVTLTVARNIRGQGDRLLIPAGSQIVGELRTVDGGTGARFYAKELVLTDRTRMPMSATSGTVTTTRRITRGANVGEILAGAALGAGAAAGVAAVTGDRAIATEEVLGGAALGGLAGLFLGRDRITLISINPAVDLDLTLDSPLVMR
- a CDS encoding L-threonylcarbamoyladenylate synthase — translated: MPGVSFSELVSAARSGDRLVSFPTDTVPALAVRPDRSALIFEAKQRSHTKPLILMAATADDLWPYVQGSDAEFNLWQQVAATYWPGALTLVLPASDRLPPEMNPTDPTTIGIRVPNHAIARHILAQTRPLATTSVNRSGQPPLETLTDINAEFPEVLTLRSDELAELERTLMLETQPSSRLPSTVAKWTSTGWEILRQGTVRLEG
- a CDS encoding glycosyltransferase family protein, which gives rise to MNPIDILLLSNGPGEITTWVRPVVRAIRQQMGNDRRCVRISLILSPCPNASGREVEIAQSYPEIDRIQAARHFFPFLLWGKTADSWDWRDRGVVVFLGGDQIYPVIIGKRLGYRIVVYGEWETRWHRWVDRFGVMKPELIDRVPQQYAHKLSVVGDLMADVEIGGWEDGGWGAKEDRGDGEENTPVPLHPLSLIPHPSDSLIALLPGSKPAKLAQGVPFGLAILQQIYHRRPNTRFVIPVAPTLDLATLAKFADATQNPIASKFGNVTATIDREGDRVYLKTTDGLRVDLWLKFPAYDLLSRCALCLTTVGANTAELGALAVPMIVLIPTQQLDAMRAWDGIPGLLANLPGVGSGFAKLINWWFLRKPRLLAWPNIWAGEAIVPELIGELQPQLVAALALEWLSHPDELAEIRKRLRQTRGQAGAAQRLAQLVQSQAYR
- the prmC gene encoding peptide chain release factor N(5)-glutamine methyltransferase, with the protein product MHRTSQGDLWHWRQTAHQQAIAANIPPVEVDWLLQHLTGLDRLRLRLLSPGDPTVIDLKYSLYELDQRWHQRLNARTPVQYLVGATPWRRFMLKVSPAVLIPRPETESIIDLAIDAVQTHSELGYGHWADLGTGSGAIALGLADAFAEAMIHAVDYSPDALAIARFNAQQSGFSDRIRFYQGHWFEPLTQLQGHLRGMVSNPPYIPSDMVAKLQPEVADHEPALALDGGADGLDCIRYLVAEAPNYLVSGGVWLIEMMVGQAENVVNLLQSQGCYRDVHIYPDLAGVDRFALAYRV